Proteins co-encoded in one Novosphingobium sp. PP1Y genomic window:
- a CDS encoding cobalt-precorrin-6A reductase — protein MPKVLLLGGTTEASALARLLADAGVDTTLSYAGRTTSPRKQPVPVRVGGFGGAEGLADWMRENRVTHLIDATHPFAATMSANAVTAAQLAGTPLIALTRPAWEPQEGDRWRHVADVAAAVSSLAGPARRVMLALGRMHVGAFAAQPQHHYLLRFVDAPEGPPPLPRRSLVVDRGPFTVDDDIGLMREHAIELVVCKNAGGTGAQAKLVAARELGLPVVMIDRPAIPARREVHDPLEVLHWLDHAAASTAERGV, from the coding sequence ATGCCGAAAGTTCTCCTGCTGGGCGGCACTACCGAGGCAAGCGCTCTGGCCCGCCTGCTCGCCGATGCCGGCGTGGACACGACGCTCAGCTACGCGGGACGGACTACCAGCCCCCGTAAGCAGCCGGTCCCGGTACGCGTCGGCGGATTCGGAGGTGCCGAGGGCCTTGCCGACTGGATGCGGGAAAACCGGGTGACCCACCTCATCGATGCGACGCACCCCTTCGCGGCAACCATGAGCGCCAATGCCGTCACCGCCGCGCAGCTTGCCGGAACGCCGCTCATCGCCCTCACCCGTCCGGCATGGGAACCGCAGGAAGGCGATCGCTGGCGTCACGTGGCGGACGTTGCCGCCGCTGTGTCCTCGCTTGCCGGGCCTGCCCGCAGGGTCATGCTGGCGCTGGGCCGCATGCATGTCGGCGCGTTCGCCGCGCAGCCGCAGCATCACTACCTGCTGCGCTTCGTCGATGCGCCCGAGGGCCCGCCGCCATTGCCGCGCCGCAGCCTCGTCGTCGATCGCGGGCCCTTCACTGTCGACGACGACATCGGGCTGATGCGCGAGCACGCCATCGAACTCGTCGTGTGCAAGAATGCCGGAGGAACCGGCGCGCAGGCCAAGCTCGTGGCGGCGCGCGAACTGGGCCTGCCGGTGGTGATGATCGACCGCCCCGCCATTCCCGCACGGCGCGAGGTCCACGATCCGCTTGAGGTCCTGCACTGGCTGGATCACGCGGCAGCTTCCACGGCTGAACGCGGCGTATAG
- a CDS encoding bifunctional cobalt-precorrin-7 (C(5))-methyltransferase/cobalt-precorrin-6B (C(15))-methyltransferase, translating to MADTSSFTGPGRWLTILGIGEDGVEGLSAAARDALAQAELVIGAPRHLSLLPALSCRAEEWPVPFALGIEGLLAHRGKRVVMLASGDPFWFGGGASVTRHLEAGEWIAHPVPSTFSLAASRLGWSLQDTVCLGLHAAPLPRLRPHLAAGRRMLVLLRDGDAVRDLAAYLGEHGFGPSDLHVLEALGGPRERVRRVRADAIAFGDVAHPVAVGIACAGQGRALPCASGLADDLFDHDGQITKRPVRALTLSALAPVAGETLWDIGAGSGSIAVEWLLRHPANRAVAFESDPVRAERARANARALGVDRLEVVTGRAPGILDQRRDDAPDAVFIGGGLSQALLESLVTMLPGGTRLVANAVTLDSEALLAQWQADKGGDLLRIELAHAAPLGSRRGWRASFPVVQWSVVL from the coding sequence ATGGCTGACACTTCCTCCTTCACTGGCCCCGGTCGGTGGCTGACGATCCTCGGCATCGGCGAGGATGGGGTGGAGGGGCTTTCGGCCGCCGCGCGCGATGCACTTGCGCAGGCCGAACTGGTGATCGGCGCCCCCCGGCACCTTTCGCTGCTGCCCGCGCTTAGTTGCCGCGCCGAGGAATGGCCAGTGCCCTTTGCGCTCGGCATCGAAGGGTTGCTGGCCCATCGCGGGAAGCGCGTGGTCATGCTCGCTTCGGGCGATCCGTTCTGGTTCGGCGGCGGAGCCTCAGTTACGCGGCATCTCGAAGCGGGCGAATGGATCGCACATCCCGTGCCCTCGACGTTCTCGCTGGCCGCTTCGCGCCTGGGATGGTCGCTGCAGGATACGGTGTGCCTGGGCCTTCATGCCGCGCCGCTACCGCGTCTGCGCCCGCATCTGGCCGCAGGCCGCAGGATGCTGGTCCTGCTGCGGGACGGGGATGCTGTGCGCGATCTGGCCGCCTATCTGGGCGAGCATGGCTTCGGTCCATCGGATCTCCATGTCCTCGAGGCGCTGGGCGGCCCGCGTGAGCGGGTGCGCCGCGTGCGGGCTGACGCAATTGCTTTCGGCGATGTCGCTCACCCCGTCGCGGTCGGCATTGCCTGCGCCGGGCAGGGGCGCGCCTTGCCTTGCGCCTCGGGACTGGCTGATGACCTGTTCGACCACGATGGCCAGATCACCAAGCGCCCGGTACGCGCCCTGACGCTTTCCGCGCTTGCCCCCGTGGCGGGTGAGACCTTGTGGGACATCGGCGCGGGATCGGGCTCGATTGCGGTCGAATGGTTGCTGCGTCATCCGGCGAACCGGGCGGTGGCCTTCGAAAGCGATCCGGTTCGGGCGGAGCGGGCCCGGGCCAATGCCCGTGCGCTCGGCGTCGACCGGCTCGAGGTGGTGACCGGCCGTGCCCCCGGCATTCTCGATCAGAGACGGGACGATGCGCCCGATGCCGTCTTCATCGGCGGGGGGCTGTCGCAAGCGCTGCTGGAAAGCCTGGTGACCATGCTTCCTGGCGGAACCCGGCTCGTCGCCAATGCCGTAACGCTGGACTCGGAAGCGCTGCTGGCCCAGTGGCAGGCGGATAAGGGCGGCGATCTCCTGAGGATCGAACTGGCCCACGCCGCGCCGCTCGGCAGTCGCCGGGGCTGGCGAGCAAGCTTTCCCGTCGTGCAGTGGAGCGTCGTCCTGTGA
- a CDS encoding cobalamin biosynthesis protein — protein MIVAGFGFRQGATLQSLEDALALAQQFSPRVTLLATAADKAASPELARLAAVLGLPLTGVSAQVLARIVTPTQSDASLASHATGSVSEASALAAAGPGAQLIAARHISPDRMATCAIAQGSFP, from the coding sequence GTGATTGTCGCCGGTTTCGGTTTCCGGCAGGGCGCGACCCTACAGTCGCTGGAGGACGCGCTGGCGCTGGCGCAGCAGTTCTCGCCGCGCGTGACCCTGCTCGCCACAGCGGCGGACAAGGCGGCAAGCCCGGAATTGGCTCGCCTGGCCGCGGTCCTGGGTCTTCCGCTGACCGGCGTCTCGGCGCAGGTGCTTGCCCGCATCGTCACGCCCACCCAGTCGGATGCAAGCCTTGCCAGCCACGCAACCGGGAGCGTGTCCGAAGCCAGCGCCCTGGCCGCCGCCGGCCCTGGCGCGCAGCTGATCGCGGCGCGCCACATTTCCCCCGACCGCATGGCGACATGCGCCATTGCCCAAGGATCGTTCCCATGA
- the cobM gene encoding precorrin-4 C(11)-methyltransferase, with protein sequence MTVHFIGAGPGAPDLLTLRGRDLIAASPVCLYAGSLVPAAVLDHCPPGARIVNTAPLDLDAIMEEIAAAHAAGHDVARLHSGDLSVWSAMGEQLRRLRALDIPFTVTPGVPAFAATAAALETELTLPGLSQSLVLTRTSGRASAMPEGESLINFADTGATLAIHLSIHNLARVVADLTPAYGPDCPVAVVWRASWPDQRIVRGTLETIEAEVAGSMERTALIVVGRVLAGEGFDESCLYSPGYDRRFRPQDASSRFAGGIA encoded by the coding sequence ATGACCGTACACTTCATCGGCGCCGGCCCCGGCGCGCCCGACCTCCTGACCTTGCGCGGGCGCGATCTGATCGCGGCCTCGCCGGTCTGCCTCTATGCCGGGTCGCTGGTGCCTGCCGCAGTGCTCGATCACTGTCCTCCCGGCGCGCGCATCGTCAACACCGCGCCGCTCGATCTCGACGCGATCATGGAAGAGATCGCCGCGGCCCACGCTGCCGGTCACGATGTGGCGCGGCTCCATTCGGGCGACCTTTCGGTATGGTCGGCAATGGGTGAGCAGCTCAGGAGGCTGCGGGCCTTGGACATTCCCTTCACCGTGACGCCGGGCGTGCCCGCTTTCGCGGCAACCGCAGCAGCGCTGGAAACCGAGCTGACCTTGCCGGGCCTTTCGCAGTCGTTGGTCCTTACCCGAACTTCGGGCCGGGCGAGTGCGATGCCGGAAGGGGAGAGCCTGATCAATTTCGCAGATACCGGCGCGACGCTGGCGATTCACCTCTCGATTCATAACCTGGCCCGGGTCGTGGCCGACCTGACACCGGCCTATGGACCCGACTGCCCGGTCGCGGTCGTCTGGCGCGCAAGCTGGCCCGACCAGCGGATCGTGCGCGGCACGCTGGAAACCATCGAGGCAGAAGTCGCTGGCAGCATGGAGCGCACCGCGCTGATCGTCGTCGGGCGAGTGCTGGCGGGGGAGGGCTTCGATGAAAGCTGCCTCTATTCCCCCGGCTATGACCGCCGCTTCCGGCCGCAGGATGCATCCTCGCGCTTTGCCGGAGGCATCGCATGA
- a CDS encoding cobyrinate a,c-diamide synthase has protein sequence MSTPGLLVAAPASGTGKTTVMLGLLRALSEGGDAVQPFKSGPDYIDPAFHRAACGNASFNLDSWAMDTGLLDAVAAMAAEADICVAEGSMGFYDGVATRGAAGNGASADIARRMGWPVILVLDVSGHAQSAAATALGFRRFDARIPFAGVILNRVASPRHERLVRRGMEAIGMPVLGALPRRGDLTLPERHLGLVQAAEQPELDRKIADYAAFLREHADLPAIRKAARALERGEGSGLPQPPAQRIALAQDEAFSFIYPHMLEGWRRAGAQIMPFSPLADEAPDKSADFVWLPGGYPELHAGRIASASRFLAGLRRHAETRPVHGECGGYMVLGEALVDKEGARHPMAGLLGLVTSYAQRRMHLGYRSAQLLGPVANLTAGTRLRGHEFHYSTILEQPDEPLAAVTDADGSVVPETGSRRGRVTGTFFHQIAPYA, from the coding sequence ATGAGCACGCCCGGACTGCTCGTCGCCGCGCCCGCCTCGGGAACCGGAAAGACCACTGTCATGCTCGGCCTGCTGCGCGCATTGAGCGAGGGCGGCGACGCGGTCCAGCCGTTCAAGAGCGGGCCGGACTATATCGATCCCGCGTTTCATCGGGCGGCCTGCGGGAATGCCTCGTTCAATCTCGACAGCTGGGCGATGGACACAGGCTTGCTGGATGCCGTCGCGGCGATGGCAGCCGAGGCGGACATCTGCGTCGCCGAGGGCTCCATGGGCTTCTATGACGGCGTCGCCACGCGAGGGGCGGCCGGCAACGGCGCCAGCGCGGACATCGCCCGGCGCATGGGCTGGCCGGTGATCCTGGTCCTCGATGTGTCCGGCCATGCCCAGTCCGCCGCGGCGACGGCGCTGGGGTTTCGCCGTTTCGATGCGCGCATCCCCTTCGCCGGGGTGATCCTCAACCGTGTGGCAAGCCCGCGCCATGAACGCCTTGTCCGCCGGGGGATGGAGGCCATTGGAATGCCGGTGCTGGGCGCATTGCCTCGGCGCGGCGACCTGACCTTGCCGGAACGCCACCTCGGGCTGGTGCAGGCTGCAGAGCAACCCGAGCTCGACCGCAAGATCGCCGATTATGCCGCCTTCCTGCGCGAACATGCCGACCTTCCGGCGATCCGCAAGGCGGCGAGGGCGCTCGAGCGCGGAGAGGGATCGGGCCTGCCGCAGCCTCCTGCGCAGCGCATCGCCTTGGCCCAGGACGAGGCCTTCTCCTTCATCTACCCGCACATGCTGGAAGGCTGGCGGCGGGCAGGCGCGCAGATCATGCCATTCTCTCCCCTGGCGGACGAGGCACCCGACAAAAGCGCGGACTTCGTCTGGCTGCCGGGCGGCTACCCCGAGCTTCACGCCGGCCGGATCGCCTCGGCGTCGCGCTTCCTTGCCGGTCTGCGCCGCCATGCCGAGACCCGTCCGGTCCATGGCGAATGCGGCGGCTACATGGTGCTGGGCGAGGCACTCGTCGACAAGGAAGGCGCGCGCCACCCGATGGCCGGCCTGCTTGGCCTCGTGACCAGCTACGCGCAGCGCAGGATGCACCTGGGCTATCGCAGTGCGCAGTTGCTGGGACCCGTGGCTAACCTGACGGCGGGGACCCGTCTGCGCGGTCATGAGTTCCATTACTCGACGATCCTCGAGCAGCCCGACGAGCCGCTGGCCGCAGTTACCGATGCCGACGGTAGCGTCGTGCCCGAAACCGGGTCGCGGCGCGGCCGGGTGACCGGCACGTTCTTCCACCAGATCGCTCCCTACGCATGA
- the cobF gene encoding precorrin-6A synthase (deacetylating) has product MIALSLIGIGTGNPDHLTMQARRAMNEADLILLPRKGEAKADLLDLRRGICAQVLERPVRVVEFDLPVRATHGDYLEAVNDWHDAIARTWAREIARNLPQGGRLALLVWGDPSLYDSTLRIAARLQDDGMDLKIEVVPGITSIQALTAAHAIALNRLAEPLVVTTGRQLREKGWPQGTNVVVVMLDRGCAFETLEPEGIEIWWGAYLGMEHEALIHGSLPVVADRIVEARKALRERHGWIMDTYLMHRTFNDKTGAGRAS; this is encoded by the coding sequence ATGATCGCGCTCAGCCTCATCGGGATCGGCACCGGCAATCCCGATCACCTGACCATGCAGGCGCGGCGGGCCATGAACGAGGCCGACCTGATTCTGCTGCCGCGCAAGGGTGAGGCGAAGGCGGACCTGCTCGACTTGCGCCGGGGCATCTGCGCGCAAGTGCTGGAGCGGCCCGTCCGCGTCGTCGAATTCGACCTTCCGGTTCGGGCTACGCACGGCGATTATCTTGAAGCGGTCAACGACTGGCACGATGCCATCGCCCGGACTTGGGCCCGGGAAATCGCCCGAAACCTGCCGCAAGGCGGGCGTCTGGCGCTGCTCGTCTGGGGCGATCCCTCGCTGTACGACAGCACCTTGCGCATCGCCGCGCGCCTGCAGGATGACGGCATGGATCTGAAGATCGAAGTGGTCCCCGGCATCACCAGTATCCAGGCCTTGACCGCCGCCCACGCGATTGCGCTCAATCGCCTTGCCGAACCTCTCGTCGTGACCACCGGCAGGCAGTTGCGCGAAAAGGGCTGGCCGCAGGGGACCAATGTTGTCGTCGTCATGCTCGACCGCGGATGCGCCTTTGAAACGCTGGAGCCTGAAGGAATAGAGATATGGTGGGGTGCTTATCTCGGCATGGAGCACGAGGCCCTGATCCACGGCTCCTTGCCAGTGGTTGCCGATCGCATTGTCGAGGCGCGTAAGGCATTGAGGGAGCGCCACGGCTGGATTATGGATACATACCTGATGCACCGGACCTTCAACGACAAGACCGGGGCAGGGAGAGCATCTTGA
- the bluB gene encoding 5,6-dimethylbenzimidazole synthase: MTQAPPSFDAAFAAQLEQLLHWRRDVRHFDTRAIPRGDIEHLLRCASLAPSVGNSQPWRFVRVRSPGLRERLARHVDEQSALAAERYNDAKQRDHYKSLKLHGLREAPEVMAVFCDGKPVAGKGLGIATMPEMLDYSVVMAIHTMWLAARVRGIGMGWVSIVDPRFVSELLDVADTWRLIAILCIGYPCEAAATPELEERGWQAREAWKERTCEK; the protein is encoded by the coding sequence TTGACGCAGGCGCCTCCCAGCTTCGATGCAGCGTTTGCCGCGCAGCTTGAGCAATTGCTGCACTGGCGGCGCGATGTGCGGCATTTCGACACGCGCGCCATTCCCCGCGGCGATATCGAGCATCTGCTCCGCTGCGCCAGCCTGGCCCCGTCGGTGGGCAATTCCCAGCCATGGCGCTTTGTGCGGGTGCGCAGTCCCGGTTTGCGGGAACGACTGGCCCGACACGTCGACGAGCAGAGCGCACTGGCTGCCGAACGCTACAACGATGCGAAGCAGCGCGATCACTACAAGTCGCTCAAGCTGCACGGTTTGCGCGAAGCGCCCGAAGTCATGGCCGTGTTCTGCGATGGCAAGCCGGTCGCGGGGAAGGGGCTGGGCATTGCGACGATGCCGGAGATGCTCGACTACTCGGTGGTCATGGCGATCCATACCATGTGGCTGGCCGCCCGGGTGCGCGGGATCGGCATGGGTTGGGTCTCGATCGTCGACCCCCGGTTCGTCAGCGAGCTGCTCGACGTTGCGGATACCTGGCGACTCATCGCGATCCTGTGCATCGGTTACCCTTGCGAGGCGGCCGCGACGCCCGAGCTGGAAGAACGTGGCTGGCAGGCCCGCGAAGCCTGGAAAGAGCGCACTTGCGAGAAGTGA
- a CDS encoding TetR/AcrR family transcriptional regulator encodes MSKPKPNMKLAAIAPKAGTAKSEHALSASQSESRQPMQPRSQASLDRMLTAARKLMIERGGEDFTLQEVSNIGKVSTGSIYHRFAGKDELVRAVIERELAVMADDENRAFAEALNNSANLDAYIPAYVRAFSDILRKNSLMLRLAMRRATVDHEVSHSGNRRHRESTESLACDLSRFRGEISGDADTKAAMAFHIAFSTLVRQLSLESIDPESNHSDWSMMLHELSEMILAYLKFGRSRSTS; translated from the coding sequence ATGAGCAAACCAAAGCCCAACATGAAACTGGCGGCGATCGCTCCGAAGGCCGGGACAGCCAAGTCCGAACACGCGCTTTCGGCAAGCCAGTCCGAGTCCCGCCAGCCAATGCAACCGCGCAGCCAGGCTTCTCTGGACCGCATGCTGACCGCAGCAAGGAAACTCATGATCGAGCGTGGCGGCGAGGACTTCACGCTTCAGGAAGTCAGCAATATCGGCAAGGTGTCGACCGGCTCGATCTATCATCGCTTCGCAGGCAAGGACGAACTGGTCCGCGCCGTGATCGAACGCGAACTGGCGGTCATGGCCGATGACGAGAACCGCGCCTTTGCCGAAGCGCTGAATAATTCAGCGAACCTTGACGCGTATATTCCAGCCTACGTCCGCGCGTTCTCAGACATCCTGCGCAAGAATTCGCTTATGCTGCGGCTTGCCATGCGGCGCGCAACCGTCGACCATGAAGTGTCCCACTCCGGTAACCGGCGTCACCGGGAATCGACCGAATCGCTCGCTTGCGACCTGAGCCGCTTTCGCGGAGAGATCTCTGGCGATGCGGACACGAAGGCCGCCATGGCTTTCCACATCGCCTTTTCCACGCTGGTCCGCCAGTTGAGCCTCGAGTCCATCGACCCTGAGTCAAACCATAGTGATTGGAGCATGATGCTTCACGAACTCAGCGAGATGATCCTGGCCTATCTCAAGTTCGGAAGAAGCCGCAGCACCTCCTGA